Proteins encoded in a region of the Kwoniella botswanensis chromosome 2, complete sequence genome:
- a CDS encoding homocitrate synthase, cytosolic isozyme encodes MCPTPDQPITSNGDEEMVPIINDGPHISSSTNGEIKRTNESTSQQPPAVKSHKGLYGRASDFLSNTSNWSIIESTLREGEQFANAFFTLETKIKIAKMLDEFGVEYIELTSPAASPESRAHCEAICKLGLKKTKILTHIRCHMDDAKLAVETGVDGVDVVIGTSSFLREHSHGKDMTWITKTAIEVIEFVKSKGIEIRFSSEDSFRSELVDLLSIYRTVDKIHVNRVGVADTVGCADPRQVYDLVRTLRGVVSCDIECHFHNDTGCSIANAYAALEAGATHIDTSILGIGERNGITPLGGLIARMMVADPEYVKGKYKLSMLRELENVVAEAVEISVPFNNYITGFCAFTHKAGIHAKAILANPSTYEILNPADFGMTRYVSIGHRLTGWNAVKSRVEQLNLNLTDDQVKDATAKIKELADVRTQSMEDVDMILRIYHTGIQSGDLKIGQSAVLDRLLEKHMPSRDSSPNGSANGNKRARLEGATA; translated from the exons ATGTGCCCTACACCAGACCAACCTATAACTTCCAACGGTGACGAAGAGATGGTCCCAATCATAAATGATGGACctcacatctcatcatctaccaacgGTGAAATCAAAAGAACGAATGAAAGTACGAGTCAACAGCCACCTGCCGTCAAGTCGCATAAGGGTTTGTACGGTAGAGCCAGCGATTTCTTGAGTAATACCTCTAATTGGAGT ATTATCGAATCCACTCTTCGAG AGGGTGAACAGTTCGCCAATGCCTTCTTCACTCTCGaaaccaagatcaagatcgctAAGAT GCTTGACGAATTCGGTGTTGAATAcatcgaactcacctcccCTGCCGCCTCACCCGAATCGAGAGCTCACTGCGAAGCTATCTGCAAGTTGGGTCtcaagaagaccaagatctTGACTCACATTAGATGTCATATGGATGATGCCAAGTTGGCCGTTGAGACCG GTGTCGACGGTGTAGACGTGGTCATCGgaacatcttcattcttgaGAGAACACTCCCACGGAAAGGACATGACATGGATCACCAAGACCGCCATTGAAGTTATTGAATTCGTCAAATCCAAGGGTATCGAAATCCGATTCTCATCGGAAGATTCATTCAGATCCGAATTAGTCGATTTACTCTCCATTTACCGAACGGTCGATAAGATTCACGTGAATCGAGTGGGTGTCGCTGATACCGTAGGATGTGCCGATCCAAGACAGGTTTATGACCTTGTGAGAACTTTGAGAGGTGTTGTCAGTTGTGATATTGAATGTCATTTCCATAATGATACTGGTTGCT CCATCGCAAACGCCTACGCTGCCCTTGAAGCCGGTGCCACCCATATCGACACTTCCATT CTCGGTATCGGTGAGAGAAACGGTATCACCCCTCTTGGTGGTTTGATCGCTCGAATGATGGTCGCCGATCCTGAATACGTCAAGGGCAAATACAAGTTGTCCATGCTCCGAGAATTGGAGAACGTCGTTGCTGAAGCTGTTGAGATCTCCGTTCCTTT CAACAATTACATCACTGGTTTCTGCGCTTTCACCCACAAGGCCGGTATCCATGCCAAGGCTATCCTTGCCAACCCCTCTACATATGAGATCTTGAACCCTGCCGATTTCGGTATGACCCGATACGTTTCTATCGG TCACCGACTTACCGGATGGAACGCCGTTAAATCCCGAGTCGAGCAACTCAACTTGAACCTCACCGACGATCAGGTCAAGGATGCCACCGCCAAGATCAAGGAGTTGGCCGATGTGAGAACTCaatcgatggaagatgttgatatgATCTTACGTATCTACCACACCGGTATCCAATCGGGTGATCTCAAGATTGGTCAATCTGCTGTATTGGACAGGTTGCtcgagaag CACATGCCCTCGAGAGATTCTTCACCTAATGGAAGTGCCAATGGCAACAAGAGAGCCAGACTTGAAGGTGCTACTGCTTAA
- a CDS encoding glutaredoxin, with translation MSAEIKQLVDKTIKENKAVVFSKSYCPYCKRAKSYLGEDTSDIAILELDERDDGSAIQAYLKELNGQSTVPHVYLNQEFIGGSSDLLKLSHDQIKQKISA, from the exons atgtcagctgaaatcAAGCAACTCGTCGACAAGACTATCAAGGAGAACAAGGCTGTCGTCTTCTCCAAGTCTTACTGTCCT TACTGCAAGAGAGCCAAGTCTTACCTCGGTGAAGATACCAGCGATATCGCCATTCTTGA ACTcgatgaaagagatgatggat CTGCCATCCAAGCCTACCTCAAAGAGCTCAACGGTCAATCCACCGTCCCTCACGTATACCTCAACCAGGAGTTCATCGGAGGTTCATCAGACTTGTTGAAGCTCTCTCACGATCAAATCAAGCAAAAGATCTCCGCTTAG